The Spirulina subsalsa PCC 9445 region CTATTGCCTATTCCCTCTTCCCCGATTCCCGATTCCCGACACCCGATTCCCTAGGGCGCAAGCATTGCGCCCCTACACCGACTCCCGACTCCCGATTCCCGACTCCCGACTCCCTATTCCCCCGTTCCCTGTTCCCTTAACTTGTCAAGATTCGCCCTCCCCCTAAAGGGCGGGGATGGCTGGGGGACTGGTGGGGGGTGGGGGGAGGAAGTTGGGGATGGGTGGGGCGGGACTGCGGACGATGTATTGGGGGGGGAGGAGGGTGGAGTCCCCGAGGGCGCGACAGAGGAAGGCGGCGATTTCTCCTCGGGTGGCGAGTTGGCGGGGGTTGAGTTGGCGGGTGTCGGGGAAGTTGACGATTAAATCTTGTTCGGTGGCGGCGGCGATGATGTCATGGGCATAACGGGGGATGTTGGCGGCATCGCTAAAGCTGGTGTTGAGGATGAAGTCGGTAGGGTTGCGGGGGAAGTAGTGGTTTAAGCCAGATGCGATCGCCACAATCACTTCAACCCGGGGAATGTTTTGTAGGGGGGCAAATTGGCGGTTAGGATACCCGGAGAGAAAGTTCCTTTCGTAACTGTTGCGAATGGGTGCGATCGCCCAATACCAATCGGGTAGATCAATAAAACGGTCGGGTTGGAAAAAGCGCACGGGACTGGCATCGGGAAACGCCCGATTAATCACCGTGGCAAATTCCCCCCGCGTCATGGGGACATTGGGGCGAAAGGTTCGATCACCAAAGGGTTTTATAATCCCCTGTTCCACAATATGGGCTAAACAGTGTTGCGCCCAGTGGCCTTGGATATCCCGAGGGAGAACCGGATTTCTAGCCCATAGCCCCCCAAGGGGTAGGAGACTGAGTAAACAAGTTAAGACGGCGAGGAGGAAGAAAGTACCACGCCGACGGCAGAAGGATAAAAAGGGTAGAAGCAAGCGAAGCATCAAGAATTAAGGAGCAAGATCAAAGGGATTTGATCAGGGAGGGCATGAGGGATGAGAAGCACTGGCTGAAATTAACTGTCATTTCAGCCGCTTCCCGGGTTAGTCCTCGCTGCATTCACTGATTCGACGTAAATTTAACACATCACTCATCTGTCGAATATGGTTAAAAGTCAGTTCGAGTTGATGGCGATCGCGAATTTCAATCCCCAAGTTAATCACGGCTGGTTTTCCGGGGTTCGTCACCACATTAGCATTGGTCACATTGATATTCTGATCACTCAGTTTGGCTAGAATATCCCGCATAATCCCCACCCGGTCAATCACCTCCACCGAGATATTGACATGATAGGTCTGACAACGGCCGTGATGAGCCAGAGGATTCCAACTTACCGGAATCAGGCGATCGCCTTCCACCTTCTCCACATTAGGGCAGCCCTGACGGTGAATGGAAATCCCCTTTGTCCGCGTCACCACCCCTAAAATGGGTTCTCCCGGAATAGGACTACAACAGCCCGCGATATAGTGTAACAGTCCCTCCACCCCCGCAATCGGTGCATTGCTACAGACCTCCGGCTGAGTCGCCCGCATTTGGACTTGAGTCAACTCCTGAGACAGGGAAGGCGGTTCCGATAGAGTCTGCTGGGCTTTCACCGCATCCCGCAAACGGTTCACTACACCATTCAGCGTCACTTCCCCATAGCCTAAAGCGGCCAATAAATCGTCCACCGTTTGGTAATTAAACCGTTCCGCCACCAACTGCATGGGGTGAGACTTTAACAACGCTTCAAAACCATTTTTCCCCAGTTCCTTCTCCAGCAACTCGCGACCTCGGGCCATATTTCCCTCCCGGTGCGATCGCTTATACCACTGACGAATCCGATTCCGGGCGCTCGGTGTCACCACAAAATTCAACCAATCTAGGGTAGGATGACTATTTTTACTCGTAATAATCTCCACAATGTCGCCATTTTGCAGTTGATTATCCAACACCGACCAACGGCCATTAATCCGCGCCCCCTTCATGTGGTTGCCCACTTCCGTATGAATGCGATAGGCAAAATCTACCGCCGTTGCACCCCGTGCCAAAGAGATCACATCCCCTTGAGGCGTAAACACATAAACATCATCTTCAAACAGATTGCTCTTCAGATTCTCCACATATTCCTGAGCATCTTTTAGGTCATTTTGCCACTCCAACAATTGACGCAACCAGGTAAACTTTTCATCATCAGAACTGATTTGGGTAAACTCCGATCCCCCCGCCTCTTTATACTTCCAATGCGCCGCAATTCCATATTCCGCGATAT contains the following coding sequences:
- a CDS encoding S-layer homology domain-containing protein, with the translated sequence MLRLLLPFLSFCRRRGTFFLLAVLTCLLSLLPLGGLWARNPVLPRDIQGHWAQHCLAHIVEQGIIKPFGDRTFRPNVPMTRGEFATVINRAFPDASPVRFFQPDRFIDLPDWYWAIAPIRNSYERNFLSGYPNRQFAPLQNIPRVEVIVAIASGLNHYFPRNPTDFILNTSFSDAANIPRYAHDIIAAATEQDLIVNFPDTRQLNPRQLATRGEIAAFLCRALGDSTLLPPQYIVRSPAPPIPNFLPPPPTSPPAIPAL
- a CDS encoding RelA/SpoT family protein; translated protein: MNVSTLTQNTLVNSTPLSAIASRIPEKLEFEVELPDWLSRYLLSYQENSDAVPDPDISLICRAFMFAYTLHEGQYRKSGEAYIAHPVAVAGLLRDLGGDSAMIAAGFLHDVVEDTEVTPEEIEERFGSEVRQLVEGVTKLSSFNFSSKTERQAENFRRMFLAMAQDIRVIVVKLADRLHNMRTLEYLRPEKQKRIAQETREIFAPLANRLGIGRLKWELEDLSFKYLEPTAYREIQELVAERRIDREERISDVIALIRERVGSLGIKIVEIQGRPKHLYGIYKKMDRQQKAFHEIYDIAAVRIITDTKDSCYRALAVVHDLFKPIPGRFKDYIGLPKPNRYQSLHTTVLGTTGRPLEIQIRTLEMHHIAEYGIAAHWKYKEAGGSEFTQISSDDEKFTWLRQLLEWQNDLKDAQEYVENLKSNLFEDDVYVFTPQGDVISLARGATAVDFAYRIHTEVGNHMKGARINGRWSVLDNQLQNGDIVEIITSKNSHPTLDWLNFVVTPSARNRIRQWYKRSHREGNMARGRELLEKELGKNGFEALLKSHPMQLVAERFNYQTVDDLLAALGYGEVTLNGVVNRLRDAVKAQQTLSEPPSLSQELTQVQMRATQPEVCSNAPIAGVEGLLHYIAGCCSPIPGEPILGVVTRTKGISIHRQGCPNVEKVEGDRLIPVSWNPLAHHGRCQTYHVNISVEVIDRVGIMRDILAKLSDQNINVTNANVVTNPGKPAVINLGIEIRDRHQLELTFNHIRQMSDVLNLRRISECSED